TCCCTTCCACCTTGTCGGCGATCGCCTTCTGGGTGGCCGTGATCGCGCCCTGGGTGGTGAAGTCGGAGTCGTACTGCTTCAGAACGATCTGGCGGCCGCCGATGCCGCCGGCCGCGTTGATCTCGCCGACGGCCATCTCGGCCGGGTTGACGAAGAGCTTCGGGTCCGACAGCGCGTTGGAGATCGCGACCATCAGGCCGATCGTGATCGGCTTCGAGCTGTCGCCGGTCCCGGCCGCGGCTTTGTCGCCGGAGTTGGAACCGCAGGCGGCGAGCGTCAGGGCGAGCCCCGCCGCGACGGCGCCACGAGCCCAGGTGAGCTTCATATTGGAATTCCTTCGGTTTAGAGGACGGCTGGTGCGAAGTTCCAAACCCGGGCCGCGGTCTCGCCGAAGACCTGATCGCGCTCGGGTGCGCCGAGGCGAAGGGCCTCGTCGATGGTGTTGATGGCGTAGGCGTAGGGGACGCCGGTTTCGAGCATGTTGGGCCAATCCGACCCGTAGATGACGCGGTCCGGCCCGTACGCGTCGACGACCGACCGGATGATCGGGTGGATGTCGCGGTGCGGGAACTCCTCGGCCGAGGCGTGCATCAGGGCCGACACCTTGCAGACCACGTTGGGCAGCTCGGCGCAGGCCAGCAGCAACGCCAGCCGGTCGGGCGGATCCGCGCTGGTGATCAGGGCCATGTGGTCGATGACCACCGTGACGTCCGGCGACCGCAGCGCGCGTTCGCGGACCTGTTCGAGTTGATGCGGCAGCAGGATGACGTCGACCGGCACGCCGAGCCGGGCGGCCTCCTGCCACAACGGGTCGCCGCTCGCGCCGGCGAGCCACGGGGTGTCCTGCTCGGAGAAGGGCAGGACGCGTACGCCCTTGAAGCCCTGCCCGACAAGTTCCCGCAGCCGTTCCGGCCCGTCGGCGCTGACCGGGTCCACGACGCACACCCCGACCAGCCGGTCCGGATGCTCGGCGATGGCCCGGGCGGTGGCGGTGTGGTCGTAGCCGGAGTCCCGGCGGGAGTGGACGCAGACCGCTCCGAAGACACCGGCGCTGTCGAGCGTGGTCAACAGCTGCTCGGCGCTGCGCCCGGGAGACGTCGCATTGGCGTCCCAGACGTGGATCGCACCGTCGATGACGCGTCCCATCGTCCCTCCCTGTCTTCGAGGTTTTAGCTCTATCTTTATGAAGATTTGCCTGCACGCTAGGTTGTGACTGCGAGCACAGTCAAGGTCGGCGTGGCCGTTGACACAAAGATGCTTAACATATATATGAAAGGCTGGTCCAGCCTCGTCTGCACGAAGGAGCCCGCATGGCGGCACGGGAGATGGTCGTGACGTCGAAGGTCGGTGCGGCCGACGGCGTGGTCGTGCTCGACCTCGCGGCCGCGGACGGGGGAGCGCTCCCGCGATGGGAACCCGGTGCCCACATCGACCTGATCCTCGGGCCCGGTCTCGAGCGGCAGTTCTCGCTCTGTGGCCAACCTGGCGCCCGGTTCTGGCGGATCGCGGTGCTGCGCGAGGAACCCGGGCGGGGTGGGTCGGCGTTCGTCCACGACCGGCTGGCCGTCGGTGACCGCGTGTCGGTGGGTGGGCCCCGGAACCACTTCCCGCTCGAGCCGGCCGACGACTATCTGTTCATCGCCGGCGGCATCGGGATCACCCCGCTGCTGCCCATGATCCGTGAGGTGGCCCGGGCCGGCAGCCCGTGGCGGCTGGTCTACGGCGGGCGGCGCAGCGCGGCGATGGCCTTCCTCGACGAGTTGCCGGCCGGGCGGGTCGACCTGTGGCCGCAGGACGAGCGCGGCCTGATCGATCTTGACGGGCTGCTCGGTTCGCCGCGGGCCGGCTGCCGGGTCTACTGCTGCGGGCCGGAGTCGCTGATCGCGGCGGTCGAGGAGCGCAGCGCCGGGTGGTCGCTGCACACCGAACGGTTCCATCCCAAGGCGCACGTGCTCGACGGACCGAACACCAGCTTCGTGGTGCGGCTCGACTACAGCGAACTCGACGTGACCGTCGCGGCCGACCAAACGATCCTCCAGGCGGTCGAGGCAGCCGGTGTCCCGGTGGAGACCTCGTGCCGCGAGGGCACCTGC
This genomic interval from Asanoa ferruginea contains the following:
- a CDS encoding amidohydrolase family protein → MGRVIDGAIHVWDANATSPGRSAEQLLTTLDSAGVFGAVCVHSRRDSGYDHTATARAIAEHPDRLVGVCVVDPVSADGPERLRELVGQGFKGVRVLPFSEQDTPWLAGASGDPLWQEAARLGVPVDVILLPHQLEQVRERALRSPDVTVVIDHMALITSADPPDRLALLLACAELPNVVCKVSALMHASAEEFPHRDIHPIIRSVVDAYGPDRVIYGSDWPNMLETGVPYAYAINTIDEALRLGAPERDQVFGETAARVWNFAPAVL
- a CDS encoding PDR/VanB family oxidoreductase — translated: MAAREMVVTSKVGAADGVVVLDLAAADGGALPRWEPGAHIDLILGPGLERQFSLCGQPGARFWRIAVLREEPGRGGSAFVHDRLAVGDRVSVGGPRNHFPLEPADDYLFIAGGIGITPLLPMIREVARAGSPWRLVYGGRRSAAMAFLDELPAGRVDLWPQDERGLIDLDGLLGSPRAGCRVYCCGPESLIAAVEERSAGWSLHTERFHPKAHVLDGPNTSFVVRLDYSELDVTVAADQTILQAVEAAGVPVETSCREGTCGTCETTVLEGIPDHRDSVLSAEDHASNETMMICCSRALSPRLVLDL